A part of Merismopedia glauca CCAP 1448/3 genomic DNA contains:
- the proC gene encoding pyrroline-5-carboxylate reductase: MSTKLGMIGGGIMGEALLSRLIGQGVYLPEQMIVSDRSESRRQHLRERYRVRVTSDNVAVATTAEVLLLAIKPQVFTEVVADLANTQDLPTNQLIISILAGVSLNQLEWGFPERAVIRAMPNTPATVGAGITAIAHGSHTSEVDIEQAKNIFQAVGEVVEVPESLMDAVTGVSGSGPAYVAIMVEALADGGVAAGLPRTTAYELALQTVLGTAQLLHGSKIHPGELKDRVTSPGGTTIAGIASLERSGFRSALIEAVIAATERSRQLGNL, translated from the coding sequence TTGTCTACCAAATTAGGCATGATTGGAGGCGGGATAATGGGCGAAGCTCTATTATCTCGCCTTATTGGTCAAGGGGTTTATTTACCAGAGCAGATGATAGTGAGCGATCGCTCCGAGTCTCGTCGCCAGCATCTGAGAGAAAGATATCGAGTCAGAGTCACATCAGATAATGTGGCTGTAGCTACCACAGCAGAAGTGTTGCTACTAGCCATCAAACCCCAAGTATTTACCGAAGTCGTCGCCGACCTGGCAAATACCCAAGATTTACCAACAAATCAGTTAATTATCTCAATTCTAGCCGGAGTCAGCCTGAATCAACTAGAATGGGGATTTCCCGAACGTGCAGTCATCCGAGCTATGCCTAATACTCCAGCGACAGTAGGTGCAGGAATTACCGCGATCGCTCATGGTTCTCATACGAGTGAAGTTGACATAGAACAGGCAAAAAACATCTTCCAAGCTGTCGGAGAGGTGGTAGAAGTCCCAGAAAGCCTCATGGATGCAGTTACTGGTGTTTCTGGATCGGGACCTGCTTACGTGGCGATAATGGTGGAAGCTTTAGCCGATGGCGGAGTGGCTGCGGGATTACCCAGAACTACAGCTTATGAACTGGCTTTGCAAACAGTATTAGGTACGGCTCAATTGCTGCATGGTTCTAAGATACACCCAGGAGAATTAAAAGATCGAGTTACTAGTCCTGGGGGGACAACAATTGCAGGTATTGCCAGTTTAGAACGTAGTGGGTTTCGTTCGGCACTAATTGAGGCAGTCATTGCTGCTACCGAGCGATCGCGTCAATTAGGCAATTTATAG
- a CDS encoding diguanylate cyclase domain-containing protein, with protein MSRLNSEIYSDENDEELVFLAEDEISLGEGKGKAIPDLANPNFGTSDVWKILIVDDESDVHRATQIALRNLAFEGKAIVFFSAYSAHECKQIITEVHPDIAVVLLDVVMETNDAGLQVVKYIREELKNQQTRIILRTGHPGEAPEESVILDYDINDYKLKVELTRQRMLVAVITALRSYRDLLTIANQKAELEQTVKRLQQTQQRLEEYTQTLEITVAERTAALKVINQQLHRLATLDGLTHIPNRRRFDEYWQEQWLLMAKQQEPISLILIDVDYFKYYNDKYGHQAGDRCLYTIAQVIKQTLRRSMDLVARYGGEEFVVVLPHSLIEGARTTAEAIIIAVQNLDLPHAQSLVSDRVTISLGICSIVPQTNISSVTPIAIADKALYQAKKDGRNRYCIYGENSVQI; from the coding sequence ATGTCGCGCCTTAATTCTGAAATATACAGTGATGAAAATGATGAAGAATTAGTCTTCTTAGCCGAAGATGAAATTTCTCTTGGTGAAGGCAAAGGAAAGGCGATTCCAGACTTGGCAAATCCAAATTTTGGCACTTCAGATGTTTGGAAAATCTTAATTGTTGATGATGAGTCTGATGTCCATAGGGCTACTCAAATTGCTCTAAGAAACTTAGCCTTTGAAGGCAAAGCAATTGTGTTTTTTTCAGCTTATTCAGCCCATGAATGTAAACAGATAATTACTGAGGTTCATCCTGATATAGCAGTCGTTCTGCTAGATGTAGTCATGGAAACAAATGATGCGGGACTTCAGGTAGTTAAATATATTCGTGAAGAACTCAAAAATCAACAGACTCGGATCATTTTGCGTACTGGTCATCCAGGAGAAGCACCAGAAGAATCAGTTATCTTAGATTATGATATTAATGACTACAAACTTAAGGTTGAATTAACTCGTCAACGAATGCTAGTGGCAGTAATTACAGCCCTCCGTTCCTATCGAGATCTCCTAACTATTGCCAATCAAAAAGCAGAATTAGAACAGACTGTAAAACGTTTACAACAAACTCAACAACGGTTGGAAGAGTATACTCAAACTCTGGAAATTACAGTAGCCGAACGCACTGCTGCCTTGAAAGTTATTAATCAACAATTACACCGATTGGCAACTCTAGATGGATTGACACACATTCCTAACCGTCGGCGCTTTGATGAATACTGGCAAGAACAGTGGCTATTGATGGCTAAGCAGCAAGAACCAATATCATTAATTTTAATTGATGTTGATTACTTCAAATACTATAACGATAAATATGGTCATCAGGCAGGCGATCGCTGTTTGTATACAATAGCTCAGGTAATTAAACAAACCCTGCGCCGTTCGATGGATTTAGTCGCTCGTTATGGTGGTGAAGAATTTGTCGTTGTTTTACCTCATTCTTTGATTGAAGGGGCACGAACAACCGCAGAAGCAATTATAATTGCAGTTCAAAATCTAGATTTACCTCATGCCCAATCCTTAGTTAGCGATCGTGTTACCATCAGTTTAGGAATTTGCTCGATTGTGCCTCAAACCAATATCTCTTCAGTTACCCCAATTGCGATCGCAGATAAAGCCCTCTATCAAGCTAAAAAAGATGGGCGAAATCGCTATTGTATTTACGGAGAAAACAGCGTTCAAATATAA
- a CDS encoding FIST signal transduction protein yields the protein MLKIVVGHSNDPDSLEAVNEVLMQCQASLEGHIPQAGILFAAIDFEHSLILQKINRVFPGIELIGGSTDGELSSVLGFEQDSLTLMLFSSDNLEIKAAVGRNVSQNPPEIAKKAADDAKQQLTRDLKFCIAIPESLTTSIVSILQGLEDSFGKIPVFGGATADEWQYQQTYQFFKTEVLSDAVPMLLFAGDFLFSFGIAGGWHPIGKRSIVTKVDRNIIYEIDNEPALNFYHYYFNNSAPDALYPLAVFPPNETEFFLRGSLGHDSLLGTIKVSGDIPENSTVQITDASLDDVITASKASCSQALANYPGEKPKAALFFSCAWRRQVLGTRAVEEYQTIADFFDPEMASCGFYTYGEIAPLSTNQKTFFHNNTFVTLLMGDR from the coding sequence AAGTATTAATGCAGTGTCAAGCCTCATTAGAAGGACATATTCCCCAAGCAGGAATCTTGTTTGCGGCGATTGACTTTGAACATAGCCTTATTCTTCAGAAGATTAATCGAGTCTTCCCTGGAATTGAGTTGATTGGTGGTAGCACAGATGGCGAACTTTCATCGGTTCTAGGATTTGAACAAGACTCCTTAACTCTGATGCTTTTTAGTTCAGATAACCTGGAAATTAAAGCCGCCGTCGGTCGAAATGTTTCCCAAAATCCGCCAGAAATTGCCAAAAAAGCGGCTGATGATGCCAAGCAACAATTAACTCGCGATCTCAAATTTTGCATTGCCATCCCCGAAAGCTTAACGACAAGCATTGTTTCTATCCTTCAAGGATTAGAAGACTCTTTCGGCAAAATACCCGTATTTGGGGGAGCTACAGCCGATGAATGGCAGTATCAACAAACCTATCAATTCTTTAAAACCGAAGTTTTGAGTGATGCAGTGCCCATGCTTTTATTTGCTGGCGATTTCTTATTTTCTTTCGGTATAGCAGGGGGATGGCATCCTATAGGTAAGCGCAGCATTGTCACTAAAGTCGATCGCAATATCATTTATGAAATTGACAATGAACCCGCTCTCAATTTCTATCATTATTATTTCAATAATTCGGCTCCTGATGCTCTCTATCCCTTAGCAGTTTTCCCCCCGAATGAAACCGAATTTTTCTTGAGAGGATCGCTCGGTCATGATTCATTGTTGGGTACTATAAAAGTATCTGGCGATATTCCCGAAAATTCTACCGTGCAAATTACAGATGCATCTTTAGACGATGTAATTACAGCTTCTAAAGCATCCTGTTCTCAGGCACTTGCCAATTATCCTGGTGAGAAACCTAAAGCGGCTCTATTTTTTTCTTGTGCTTGGCGACGACAAGTTTTGGGAACTAGAGCAGTAGAAGAATATCAGACTATAGCTGATTTTTTTGACCCAGAGATGGCTAGTTGTGGATTTTACACTTACGGAGAAATTGCCCCACTCTCAACCAACCAAAAAACCTTTTTTCATAATAATACTTTTGTTACCTTGCTGATGGGCGATCGCTGA
- a CDS encoding response regulator codes for MNVYKECFEQLPQLLEDLQSQYITGSVEVEVSINSQHKTRKRVICWHNGKIVYAGLQIPNNQTLTRMLMQKFRSEWVEAAIKVVNPKITPKTSIREFLDMLVNMRVLTWGQIETEIHKQIIITIEQLLPYSGIVTIENNHELQICRGVDWSFLESNLVKRQEYWHSFAPIITSMEAVPKLSLGTMEQISDPVVAHHLKQWVDEQRSLVEIAEKLNQDPLQIAQSYWRWAQSGWVNFAKSIPETPKRTFKVLAVDNSPIIHALIQQTLGKDYQVLVATNAANALQTIFKEEISLLLLDVTLPDLDGLEICRQVRNLPKFRDLPIVILTSRDNFLEKLKGQIAGSNYYLTKPFDPQKLREVVGKFLPKD; via the coding sequence ATGAATGTCTATAAAGAATGCTTTGAACAACTCCCACAATTATTAGAAGATTTACAAAGTCAATATATTACTGGTTCAGTTGAAGTTGAAGTCAGTATAAATTCCCAACATAAAACTAGGAAAAGAGTTATTTGTTGGCATAACGGCAAAATAGTTTATGCTGGCTTACAAATTCCTAACAATCAGACTTTAACTAGAATGCTGATGCAAAAGTTTAGATCTGAATGGGTAGAAGCAGCTATTAAAGTAGTCAATCCTAAAATTACCCCTAAAACATCTATCAGAGAGTTCCTCGATATGTTGGTGAATATGCGGGTATTAACTTGGGGTCAAATAGAGACAGAAATCCATAAACAAATAATTATTACCATCGAACAGCTTCTACCGTATTCAGGTATAGTTACTATCGAAAACAATCATGAATTACAAATTTGTCGAGGAGTAGATTGGTCTTTTCTAGAATCTAATTTAGTTAAACGTCAAGAATATTGGCATAGTTTTGCACCAATAATTACATCAATGGAAGCTGTACCCAAGCTGTCTTTGGGGACGATGGAACAAATTTCCGATCCAGTAGTAGCACATCACCTAAAACAATGGGTAGATGAACAGCGATCGCTCGTGGAAATTGCCGAAAAATTAAACCAAGATCCTTTGCAAATTGCTCAATCATATTGGCGTTGGGCACAATCTGGATGGGTAAATTTTGCTAAATCAATACCTGAAACACCGAAGCGCACTTTCAAAGTTCTGGCTGTTGATAATAGTCCAATTATACACGCATTAATTCAACAAACTTTAGGCAAAGATTATCAAGTTTTAGTGGCAACAAATGCGGCTAATGCTTTACAAACTATTTTTAAGGAAGAGATATCTTTATTACTACTTGATGTTACTTTGCCAGATCTCGATGGTTTAGAAATTTGTCGGCAAGTTAGAAATCTGCCTAAGTTTCGCGATTTGCCCATAGTAATACTCACGTCAAGAGACAACTTTTTAGAGAAGTTGAAAGGTCAAATTGCTGGTTCTAATTATTATTTAACTAAACCTTTCGATCCACAAAAACTGAGAGAAGTTGTTGGCAAATTTTTACCAAAAGATTAG
- a CDS encoding sensor histidine kinase, translating into MLSKDDETEIQNLNKKIRILENKLHRSETERAKLEGTNRNREYLLKKVICELQESQEFLEKKRADLEKVIDELKRVQDRLIESEKMAALGTLVAGVAHEINTPLGTSITLASALRDETQLFYSVATSGQLKRSLLNSYIEVAAESTDLILNNLQRAGELVQSFKQVAVDQSTLEQRTFQVKSYLEEVTTSLSPHLKSTLHTLSVTGDDYLAINSYPGALAQLVTNLVTNSLTHAYQAGMRGCLYFEVMQRHESCLIHYSDDGCGIPQAILGKIFEPFFTTARDRGGTGLGLHISYNLVTQKLQGTIDVKSEVGQGTQFIITLPLSVAN; encoded by the coding sequence ATGCTATCTAAAGACGATGAAACTGAAATTCAAAACCTGAACAAAAAAATCCGAATTTTAGAAAATAAACTCCATCGTTCCGAAACTGAACGTGCCAAATTAGAAGGAACTAATCGCAATCGAGAATATTTACTGAAAAAAGTTATTTGTGAACTGCAAGAATCCCAAGAGTTTTTAGAAAAAAAGAGGGCTGATTTAGAAAAAGTTATTGATGAGTTAAAACGAGTTCAAGATCGACTGATCGAATCGGAAAAAATGGCGGCTTTAGGGACTTTAGTTGCGGGAGTGGCTCATGAAATTAACACTCCGCTAGGTACAAGTATCACTCTAGCATCCGCTTTAAGAGATGAAACCCAGCTATTTTACAGTGTAGCCACTTCAGGACAATTAAAGCGATCGCTGTTGAATAGTTATATTGAAGTAGCAGCAGAAAGTACCGATCTGATTTTAAATAATCTGCAACGGGCTGGAGAATTAGTCCAATCTTTCAAACAAGTAGCAGTAGATCAATCCACTCTAGAACAGCGCACATTTCAGGTTAAATCTTATCTAGAAGAGGTGACTACTAGCCTCTCACCACACCTCAAATCAACATTACATACTTTGAGTGTTACAGGGGATGATTATTTGGCAATTAACAGCTATCCTGGAGCTTTAGCTCAGTTAGTAACCAACCTGGTGACTAATTCCTTAACCCATGCTTATCAAGCTGGTATGAGAGGATGTCTATATTTTGAGGTAATGCAGCGCCATGAATCTTGTCTAATCCATTACAGCGATGATGGTTGTGGTATCCCTCAAGCAATATTAGGGAAAATTTTTGAACCGTTTTTTACTACAGCACGCGATCGCGGAGGGACAGGTTTAGGATTACATATTAGTTATAATTTAGTCACCCAAAAACTGCAAGGGACAATAGATGTTAAAAGTGAAGTTGGTCAAGGTACGCAATTTATAATTACTCTTCCTCTCTCAGTTGCTAATTAG